In the genome of Roseofilum reptotaenium CS-1145, the window ACTTTTCCCCATTTTTCGCGACATCTATCAGTTCTTGACGTTGCTCTGTACTCAATTTAATGCGATACTTAAGCTTGGGGTTACTCATAGGTACCTCCGATAACTCTTACCCACAATTTTAAGCTTGCCAGTCCACTACTGTGCACTTGCATGGCTTTGCCGCTTAAAGACTTATCAATCATCTCTAAATAAGCCAATCCCCATTGAGTAAAATGTCTCTTAATCTAATGTCTGTCTAGGAGATTATCAAAAGGGGGTCGGTAGTAGTGGACACCCCTGGCGGTTTATCTTCGGCAAGAGCAATCAGCGATTTTATTGAAGCAACCCTGTGGGGACTCCTGAAGCCCCAGAGTGGGTAGCTGCTGATATTGTTGCTGTTCTTTATCCTACATACGCAAAAACATCTAGAGCTAAGGTATGGGCTAATGTTCGTTCTGAATGGAAGGGTATGCACAAAGTCCATACCCATGGAACTACTCAGATGATTGTAACATTATTTGAGCCAGGACTCTATCACCTCATCACTCGTTCCAAGAGTCCCCTAGCCATTCCTTTCCAGAAGTGGGTCTTTGAGGAGGTCTTGCCATCAATTCGGAAGTCTGGTTCTTACAGCGGGAATTGTCTGTGGGGAAGAAGAACGCTATCGCTATTATTAATTAAATTAATAAAAATATTATATTAACGATTGAGCTATTCTTTCGTTAATAACACCAATGAATAAAATAATTTATTTTTTTATTAAACTGAGTTGTAAATATAGTCTGCTATTCTCTGATTTATTACTCTTCCTCTTACTCTGATTAGGTAAATGAAGGGTAAACTCTTGGAAGAGAGAGAGGTAAAGGACTAGGGTTTCTCATATTCTTGAAGTCACGACGTAAATTTACGTCGTAATCCTAGGAGTAAGTAGGAGGTATGGGAGAAGAGAGAGATAAAGGTTTTTTTGTTTTCTTCTCACAGAAAATCCCTCTGCCAGCTACCCGAATAAGAGAAATAATATCAGCTAAAGTGACAGTAGTCAGGGGCGAAGTATGAGCCGATAGGGAACCCTTGACGGATGGAACGAGCTGATTAGTCTACATTTATTCGGGTAGTTCGGCAATGGAACAGAAGGTATAACTTCACCCATCTCAAACTGGAATATCAATAGCTTTTACTAATTAATAAAATGTACAATAATCAGTTTCACTTAACTACAATAGTGTTATGTAGTCATTAAGTGAAGAAAAGACTATGAAATTATCAGAAGAATTCGCCAAAGTCATTACTCAAGCAGAGAGGGCAACTGTTCGTTTTTTTTGATGGATTAGAGATTGATGGTTACCGGATGCCTGATGGTGAGTTTCGGGTCAGTCTTACTGGTGCGAGTCGGGTGGTGGACTATTCAAAGGAATGGTTAGGACGTATTCTTTCGCGTTCCTGCAACCCAGTCAAAGTCTTACAGGGTATGGGTTTCACGGGAAAAATCCCAAAAACTGCAACCCAGTCAATCCGGGGAGGCGGTAGAGAGGTTCAGACTATCTCACTCAGTGATTTCAATCTGGTGATTGTGTATGCAGCTTCCAAAGGCAAGAAAGAAGCCTTGGCTCTTCAATCTTCCCTGACCATTATGGCTCTTGGGGACTTCTTCCGAGATGCTTTCGGCGAAACCCCTCTTGCCATTGACGAGAAGCGCCGGATTTCTACAAAGCTTATGCAGCAACAATTAGCCCAGAGAACTGGAGGGCAATGGACAAAGAAGATATTCTTGCTCTAGCTTTCCCCGGAGATGAACCTCACTTAGCTTGGGGTTCCTGGAACCAGTAATATTATTCAGGCTATTCCCTTCACTAAGATTACCAAAAAAAAGACCCCATTACGGGGTCTTTTAGTAATTGGAGGCTAGGAGAAAACGCTCTTTCTTCTCAGATATTTGCTTCCATTCTAGCCAACCTTACCCAATCCTAGGAAGGTCGTCGTTACCTCCTAAAAGTTCATTGAGCCTGGCGTTTTCCTTCTTCAGGAAGAGAATGGTTTCCTCTAGGGATTTAATGGTCTCCTGAGCTTGGGTGAGTTCGTCTTTTAGCCTCTGGTTCTCTGATTTTTCAGAGATGTCAGCCATCAGAAGATTGACTTGATTTCGAGTGGACTGGTGCTTGTCGTATTTGTCATTCATGGACTGAGAATGACCCAATGATAGGGCGCGTTGGTCACGAGTTAAACCGGCAAGTTTGC includes:
- a CDS encoding BRO-N domain-containing protein codes for the protein MGTPEAPEWVAADIVAVLYPTYAKTSRAKVWANVRSEWKGMHKVHTHGTTQMIVTLFEPGLYHLITRSKSPLAIPFQKWVFEEVLPSIRKSGSYSGNCLWGRRTLSLLLIKLIKILY